The genomic region TTTGGGGGCAGTAGCAAAACAGAAAAAAAACAAAGCTAGGATTTGCGGCCGCTGCAAAGAATTAATAGATTAAAGATTTATATATATGAATTTGAAAGAATTTTATCAAAAAAAAGCCAGAACACAATTAAAGCAGGAATTTGGCTATAAAAATGAATTACAAGTGCCGAAATTAACAAAGGTAGTATTAAATGCGGGTTTAAGCAAAGGCTTAAAAGACGCAACTTTCATAGAAAATGTGGAAAGCACTTTGCTGAGAATAAGCGGCCAAAAGCCTTTAAAAACCAAAGCCAAAAAATCAATTTCTAATTTTAAAATTAGACAGGGCATGGTGATTGGCATGAAAGTCACTCTGCGCGGCAAATATATGTGGGATTTTGTGGAAAAATTAATCAAAATTACCTTGCCTCGTGTCAGAGATTTTCGCGGTTTAGATTTGAAAACTTTGGATAAAAATGGCAATTTAAATATTGGGATCAAAGAACATTTGGCCTTTCCTGAAATCAAAGCAGATGAAATTGAAAGATTGCATGGCTTGGAAATCGCGTTAGTGACAACTGCTGAAACCAAAGCAGAAGGCAAGGCTTTATTTATTGCCTTAGGGTTTCCTTTTAAAGAATCAAAAAAATAATATTTAATTTAATATATATGGCAACCAAAGCACAAGTCGTAAGAGCAGAGAGAAAACCGAAATATATGACCCGCAAAGTTAGACGCTGTTGGCGTTGTGGCCGTGCCCATGGCTATATGCGCGATTTTAATTTGTGCAGAATTTGCTTTCGAGAATTGGCAGCTAAAGGCGAAATCCCGGGCATTACTAAAAGCAGCTGGTAAAAGGAAAATCTTTAATTTATAATTTACATTTTTCAATTTTAAAATATATGATTACAGATCCAATAGCAGACATGTTAACAAGAATTAGAAATGCTCAGGCTGTGAGAAAGAGCGAGGTTTTGCTGCCCTTTTCAAAGCTAAAGTTTGAATTGGCCAAGATATTAAAGCATGAAAACTATATTGAAGATGCCGCTAAGGTTGAAGAAGCAAAATTCCCACAAATAAAAATAGTTTTGAAATATAATGAAGACAAGCAAAGCGCAATCTCCAATATCAGGCGAGTCAGTAAGCCAGGCAAGAGAATATATGTCAGTAAAACAAAAATTCCCAGTGTCTTAAATAATTTAGGCATTTTGATAATTTCCACCTCCAATGGTTTAATGACCAATAAAGAAGCAAGAAGAAAAGGAATTGGCGGTGAAATTTTATGCGAAATTTGGTAATTAATAATGAAATACGGAAACACTAAATAGATTCACGAAACTTCACTAAAATTTCGTGCATTTCGTGAAAGATTTTAGTGGTTCAGATAACAAAATTTTTTATGTCCAGAATCGGCAAAAAACCAATAACTATCCCTGATGATGTGGCGGTAAAAATTGAGGCCAATGAATTGATTATCAAGGGACCCAGAGGTGAATTAAAACAAAAAATTCATCCCCAGGTTAATATTGAAATAAAAGACAAACAGATTTTGATTACTGTCTCAGATCCCACAGACAAGTCTCAAAGAGCGCTTTGGGGTTTATTTGGCAGCTTGATTAAAAATATGATTTTAGGAGTTAAAGAAGGTTTTACTAAAAAATTGGAAGTGGTTGGCGTGGGTTTTAAAGTCAGTTTGGCCGGCAGCAAATTAGTTCTAAATGTAGGCTACTCTCACCCGGTTGAATTTATTTTGCCCCCGGGCATCACTGGCAGTGTGGAAAAGAATTTTATTACCTTGACAAGCAATGATAAAAAACAGGTTGGCGAGGTGGCAGCCTTAATAAGGAAAATAAGAAAGCCTGAACCATACAAAGGCAAGGGCATAAAATATGCAGATGAAATTATTAAAAAGAAAGTTGGCAAAGCAGCTGCCAAAGCCGCAGGTTAGACTTAAAGCTAATTTAATATATGACTAATAATAAAGAAAAAATTAAAAATCAGCTGAAAGAAAGCAGAAGAAGCAGAATCAGAGCGAGAATAATCGGTACAAAACAAAAGCCGAGATTAAATGTTTTCAGAAGCTTAAAGCATATTAATGTGCAGATTATTGATGATTTGGCTGGCGCGACTTTAGTTGCGGCCAGTGATTTGGAATTGAAGAATAAAAAAGCGACCAAGACTGAAAAAGCTAAAGCTGTTGGTAAATTGGCGGCGCAAAAAGCAATGGATAAAAAAATTAAAAAAGTAGTCTTTGACCGAGCTGGCTATAAATATCACGGCCGGGTAAAAGCTGTGGCAGAAGGAGCAAGAGAAGGCGGTTTAGAATTTTAAAAAAATTATAATTAATTATTATGGCTAAAAGAAATAATAATAAAGACAGAGGCGGAGTGAAAAAAGAAGAGGAATTCGAGCAAAGAGTGGTTGATTTGGCGCGCGTTACCCGTGTCATGGCCGGAGGCAAAAGAATGAAATTCCGAGCTTGTTTGGCGATTGGCGACAAAAAAGGCCGAGTGGGTTTTGGCGTTGCCAAAGGCGCTGATGTAACAGCGGCAATAACCAAAGCCTTTAATAAAGCCAAGAAAAATTTAGTAAAAGTGCCCATAGTAAACGAAACGATTCCTCACAATGTCAAAGTAAAATTTAAATCAGCTAAAATACTTTTAAAGCCTGCAAAAAAAGGAACAGGAGTTAAGGCAGGCGGCGCAGTCAGAATCCTTTGCGAATTAGCCGGTATTGCCAATATCACAGCCAAAATCCTGGGTTCAAACAATAAAATTAACAATGTTAAAGCGACGACCATTGCTTTTAAGAGCTTTAAGCGCGGTACAAAATCAGCTCTAGAAATTGAGGTTGAAAACAATGAATTGGGAAAAGAAAATAGAGTTCAATCTGTTACTTCTAAAAAAGCTGAAGGAAAAAGCTTTAAAGATAAAATTAAAGGTTTAATATCTAAAAAAACGGAAAATAAATAATTTTATGTCATTGAATTTAAACAATTTAAGGCCAGCCTATGGCGCTAAAAAGAAAAAGAAGAGGGTCGGCAGAGGCGATTCTTCAGGTCATGGCACTTATTCTACTCGCGGTGCTAAAGGCCAACGAGCCAGAAGCGGCGGCAAGGGCGGTTTAAAATTAAAAGGCTTAAAAGGCAATATTTTGAGCATTCCAAAATTAGGTGGCTTTAGGAGCTTAAGGCCTAAGTTAGAAATTGTTAATTTGCAGGATTTGGAAAAGAATTTTGAAAATGATGATATAATAACAGCAGGTAAATTAGCGGCTAAGGGTTTAATCAAGGGGACTAGCATTGGCGTTAAAATTTTAGGCCAGGGAGAGCTCACCAAGAAGCTGATTGTTAAGACTAATAAAATTTCAGCCTCTGCTAAAGAAGCTGTGGAAAAAGCAGGCGGCAAGATTATTTTGCTCTTACCTTATAAAAAAGAGCTTAAAGAAGAAAAGAAATAATAATTATGTGGGAAAAGTTCACGCAAATTTTTAAAATTAGAGATTTACGCAAAAGCATTTTGTATGTTTTAGCTTTATTGGTAATTTTTAGAATTGCTGCTCATATTCCTATTCCCGGAGTTAATTTGGATAATTTGAAGGAATTTTTTGCATCCAACCAGATTTTTGGCTTGATTAATATTTTTTCCGGCGGCGGCATGAGTAATTTTTCAGTTGTGGCCATGGGAGTCGGCCCTTATATTACTGCTTCTATTATTTTTCAATTGTTGGTTATGATTGTGCCTAAGCTGGAAGAAATTTCCAAAGAGCCAGGCGGTTATCAAAAAATAAATAATTGGACCAGATGGCTGACCGTACCTCTGGCAGCTCTGCAGGGCTATGGCATCATTACAACCTTGCAAAGACAATCCACCTATAAAATAATCAACTTTTTATCGCCTTTTGATTTAATCCTAACACTGATTACGCTCACTGCCGGGACAGTATTTTTAATGTGGATTGGCGAATTGATTTCAGAAAGGAAAATAGGCAATGGCATCTCTTTAATTATTTTTGCCGGTATTGTTGACAGATTGCCAAGCTTGGTGCAAAGAACTTTAGTTGTTTTTGATCCAGCCGAAATTTTTAATTTAGTTTTATTCGCCATCATTGCCATTATTACAATTGTAGGCGTGGTAATTATTAATGAAGGCACGCGCAATGTGCCGGTTTCTTACGCCCGCCACGTGCGAGGCAATAAAATGTATGGCGGAGTCAGCACTCATTTGCCATTAAGGGTCAATATGGCTGGCGTGATTCCGATTATTTTTGCAATTTCTTTGATTATCTTTCCGCCCATGATTGCCCAGTTTTTTGTCCATGCTAAATCCCAGATTTTGGTTCAGGCCGCGCAATTTATAATTTCTGTTTTCCAGAATCAGCTTATTTACGGCATCTTATATTTTGTTTTTGTTTTTGGCTTCACTTATTTTTATACAGCAGTCATTTTTCATCCCCAGCAGATTGCTGAAAATTTACAAAAGCAAGGCGGATTTATTCCTGGCATTCGGCCGGGTAAACACACTGAGGAATATCTGGGCCATGTCACAAATCGCATAATTTTTGCCGGCGCATTGTTTTTGGGCTTGATTGCTATTTTACCTTTGGTTATTCAGCAGTTTACCGGCGGTTTGAATTTAGTGATTGGCGGTACCAGTTTATTGATCGTAGTCAGCGTGGTAATTGAAACCGTTAAGCAGGTTGAATCACAGTTAACGATGAGAGAATACGAGGGCATTTAATTTGGCACCGCCCAATACGACTAAACTTAAAGTTTTAAGATATGTTATAATAAAAAGGGAAATACCCTTTTTATTTTTTAACCTAAATATAATGAATATAATTTTGATTGGTCCGCAGGGCTCAGGCAAGGGTACTCAGGCAGAGCTTTTAGCTAAAAAGTATAAATTGCCAGTAATCGGCATTGGCAGTCTTTTTCGACAAGAGGTTCAACATAAAACAAAGCTAGGCAAAAAAGTCGGGAAATACATGCTTAAAGGTTCTCTGGTGCCCGATCATTTTACAGAGGAATTATTAAAAAGAGAATTAAGGAAAGCTAAATATCTCCGAGGCGCAATTTATGACGGTTTTCCCAGAGATTATAAACAGCTTAAATTATTAGAGAAACTAATTATTATTAATTACGTTATATTTATAGGGATAAATCAAAAATCATCAATTAAGAGGCTGAGTAGTCGCAGGATATGCGGTTGCGGCCAGACTTATAATATTAAGACTGACAGGCCAAAGCATGCTTTGATCTGCGATCAATGCGGCAAAAATTTGAGCCAGAGAGCTGATGATACGCCCCAGGCGATAAAAAATAGATTAAGAATATTTAAAAAAGAGACCTTGCCATTATTGAAATATTTTAAAAAAGAGCGTAAGCTGATAAAAATAAATGGCGAGGCTTCAATTAAAAAGGTTTTTAGTTTGATTTTAAAAGATTTAAAAAGTTAGAGTATTTATTAGGTTTTGAATAATTGAAATACGAATCGACGAATTAGTTATGTAATCTGAGAAATTATTAGTATTATTTGTAGAATATTTGCCTTTGCAAACCGTAGTCCCGCCACGCGGGACGAAGGTTTGTAAATTAGTAACAATATGATTATTTATAAAACACAAAAAGAGATTGAAGTGATAGGCATCGGGGGCAGGATTTTGGCCGGAATTTTAAAAGAAGTCCAGTCAATGGTTAAGCCAGGCGTCGGCACCATGGAGCTGGATAATCTGGCAGAAAAATTAATTTTACAAAATGGCGGGCAGCCCTCTTTTAAGAATTATCAAACCTCAGCCAGCGACATACCTTTTCCCACTACTTTATGTACTTCAATTAATGATGAGGTGGTTCATGCTCCTGCCAGGCCCAATCGCATTCTAAAGGAAGGTGATATCATCGGCTTGGATATTGGCATGGAATATCAAGGCGGGTTTACTGACATGGCAGTGACCGTTGGTGTCGGTAAAGTCAGCCAAGAAGCAGAAAATTTAATGGCCACTGCGCAAGAGTGTTTAAATTTAGCCATTGAACAAGTTAAAGAGGGAAATTATTTAAGTGATGTTGCTAAAGTAATTCAAGACTATGCGGAAGAAAATGGTTTTACGGTAGTTAGAGAATTAGTCGGCCATGGCGTTGGCCAGAAAGTTCATGAGGATCCTAATGTGCCAAATTATGTGACTGAAGAAAGTAAAAATATTCAGCTTAAAAGAGGCATGACGATTGCGATTGAACCTATGGTTAATTCTGGCGGCTGGCGAGTTAAACTTTTAGACGATGATTTAACCTTTGCCACAGCTGATGGCAGTTTGTCAGCGCAATTTGAGCATACTGTGGCGATTGATCATGAGGGTAAGACCAGGGTTTTGACAGCGTTGTAGGATGTTTGGTAAGACAGTTGTAAAACAATGGTAAAAATGTGATAAGACCATGGTAAAACAATTGTATTGCAATTTTTTACTACTGTTTTACGATCATATTACTTTTTTCACTATATGAATAAAGAAAAGCAGAAAAATTCAGAAAACATTTTAATTCCAGATCAAGAACGTTTGGATTCTTTAATTAGAAATTTTAAAGAACAAGGCAAAGATAAAATTCATGTCCTGGCTGATTTTGACAGGACTTTGACCGGAGCCTTTATTGAGGGACAAAAAGTGTCCACAGTCATTGCTCAATTTAGGCAAAGCGGATATTTAACGCCTGATTACGCACTCAAAGCCCATGAACTTTATAATACCTACCGCCCAATTGAAATTGATCCGAAAGTCAGCAAAAATGAAAAAATAGCTAAAATGCATGAGTGGTGGCAGAAGCATTTTGCCTTGCTGGTTTCAAACGGTTTGAATAAGAAAGTCATGGATGAAATTGTCAGTAAAAGAGCGCTTAAATTTCGGGCTGGCGCTTTGG from Patescibacteria group bacterium harbors:
- the rplE gene encoding 50S ribosomal protein L5, which gives rise to MNLKEFYQKKARTQLKQEFGYKNELQVPKLTKVVLNAGLSKGLKDATFIENVESTLLRISGQKPLKTKAKKSISNFKIRQGMVIGMKVTLRGKYMWDFVEKLIKITLPRVRDFRGLDLKTLDKNGNLNIGIKEHLAFPEIKADEIERLHGLEIALVTTAETKAEGKALFIALGFPFKESKK
- a CDS encoding type Z 30S ribosomal protein S14; the protein is MATKAQVVRAERKPKYMTRKVRRCWRCGRAHGYMRDFNLCRICFRELAAKGEIPGITKSSW
- the rpsH gene encoding 30S ribosomal protein S8; translated protein: MITDPIADMLTRIRNAQAVRKSEVLLPFSKLKFELAKILKHENYIEDAAKVEEAKFPQIKIVLKYNEDKQSAISNIRRVSKPGKRIYVSKTKIPSVLNNLGILIISTSNGLMTNKEARRKGIGGEILCEIW
- the rplF gene encoding 50S ribosomal protein L6; translation: MSRIGKKPITIPDDVAVKIEANELIIKGPRGELKQKIHPQVNIEIKDKQILITVSDPTDKSQRALWGLFGSLIKNMILGVKEGFTKKLEVVGVGFKVSLAGSKLVLNVGYSHPVEFILPPGITGSVEKNFITLTSNDKKQVGEVAALIRKIRKPEPYKGKGIKYADEIIKKKVGKAAAKAAG
- the rplR gene encoding 50S ribosomal protein L18; this translates as MTNNKEKIKNQLKESRRSRIRARIIGTKQKPRLNVFRSLKHINVQIIDDLAGATLVAASDLELKNKKATKTEKAKAVGKLAAQKAMDKKIKKVVFDRAGYKYHGRVKAVAEGAREGGLEF
- the rpsE gene encoding 30S ribosomal protein S5, translating into MAKRNNNKDRGGVKKEEEFEQRVVDLARVTRVMAGGKRMKFRACLAIGDKKGRVGFGVAKGADVTAAITKAFNKAKKNLVKVPIVNETIPHNVKVKFKSAKILLKPAKKGTGVKAGGAVRILCELAGIANITAKILGSNNKINNVKATTIAFKSFKRGTKSALEIEVENNELGKENRVQSVTSKKAEGKSFKDKIKGLISKKTENK
- the rplO gene encoding 50S ribosomal protein L15, giving the protein MSLNLNNLRPAYGAKKKKKRVGRGDSSGHGTYSTRGAKGQRARSGGKGGLKLKGLKGNILSIPKLGGFRSLRPKLEIVNLQDLEKNFENDDIITAGKLAAKGLIKGTSIGVKILGQGELTKKLIVKTNKISASAKEAVEKAGGKIILLLPYKKELKEEKK
- the secY gene encoding preprotein translocase subunit SecY is translated as MWEKFTQIFKIRDLRKSILYVLALLVIFRIAAHIPIPGVNLDNLKEFFASNQIFGLINIFSGGGMSNFSVVAMGVGPYITASIIFQLLVMIVPKLEEISKEPGGYQKINNWTRWLTVPLAALQGYGIITTLQRQSTYKIINFLSPFDLILTLITLTAGTVFLMWIGELISERKIGNGISLIIFAGIVDRLPSLVQRTLVVFDPAEIFNLVLFAIIAIITIVGVVIINEGTRNVPVSYARHVRGNKMYGGVSTHLPLRVNMAGVIPIIFAISLIIFPPMIAQFFVHAKSQILVQAAQFIISVFQNQLIYGILYFVFVFGFTYFYTAVIFHPQQIAENLQKQGGFIPGIRPGKHTEEYLGHVTNRIIFAGALFLGLIAILPLVIQQFTGGLNLVIGGTSLLIVVSVVIETVKQVESQLTMREYEGI
- a CDS encoding nucleoside monophosphate kinase; translated protein: MNIILIGPQGSGKGTQAELLAKKYKLPVIGIGSLFRQEVQHKTKLGKKVGKYMLKGSLVPDHFTEELLKRELRKAKYLRGAIYDGFPRDYKQLKLLEKLIIINYVIFIGINQKSSIKRLSSRRICGCGQTYNIKTDRPKHALICDQCGKNLSQRADDTPQAIKNRLRIFKKETLPLLKYFKKERKLIKINGEASIKKVFSLILKDLKS
- the map gene encoding type I methionyl aminopeptidase; translated protein: MIIYKTQKEIEVIGIGGRILAGILKEVQSMVKPGVGTMELDNLAEKLILQNGGQPSFKNYQTSASDIPFPTTLCTSINDEVVHAPARPNRILKEGDIIGLDIGMEYQGGFTDMAVTVGVGKVSQEAENLMATAQECLNLAIEQVKEGNYLSDVAKVIQDYAEENGFTVVRELVGHGVGQKVHEDPNVPNYVTEESKNIQLKRGMTIAIEPMVNSGGWRVKLLDDDLTFATADGSLSAQFEHTVAIDHEGKTRVLTAL